DNA sequence from the bacterium genome:
CCTGCACCATCAACTTCAAAGACAGCTCTGCCTTTTCCATTAGGATCATGGTCTTGTGTAGATCCTCTGTCTGGCCTGTGGCCAGATCTTGGATGGCTTGCTCAGCCTGCTCCTGCAGTGCATTGACCTCTTCCATGGATCTCTGAAGCATTTTTTCAAAGGAACCCTCCTGGTTACCTTTGGCTTGGGCGGGCTGGGAGCCTGCCTGAGCTGTGTGGATCAAGTTTGCGAAACGAATGGCTTCCATGAGCGTTCCCCTTTCAGATTCTGCCTATTTCCAAGGCCTTGAGAAGCATGGCCTTGGTGGCGTTGAAGACCTCTAGATTGGCCTCGTAGGAGCGGGCGGCCGCTATGAGGTTAACCATCTCTTCCAAGGGATTAACATTGGGAAGAAGAACGTAGCCCGATGGGTCGGCGTCCGGGTGACCCGGGTTGTACACTGACCTTGGGGGTCTTGGATCCTCTACTATTTGCTGAACTCGCACGCCCTGCTGCACTGTTGTGATTTCCCTGCCCAAGATTTCTGGAAACTGGCCGCTGGAAGGCACAAACAGAACATCTTTTCTACGGTATGGACCTCCCTGGGGAGTCCTGGTGGTCTCTGCGTTGGCCAGGTTGGAAGAGATGACGTTTAGCCGCCACCTTTGTGCTGTCAAGGCCGAGCCACTTATCTGGAATATCCTGAAGAATTCTTTCATCTCCTGCCTCCCTCGGTTATGGCCTCTCTGAGATTGGCAAAGATCCTGTTGAGGGCCTGGGTGAGGGCCTGAAAACGAACCTGGTTTCCTGCAGACTTGGCCAGTTCCTCTTCGAGGCTGACCGTGTTACCGTCGGCCCTTAGCTCTCCTTGGGCTTCCAATCTGTAGCGCAAAGGGAAATGAGCCTGAAAAAAAGAATCTTCCAGGTGGGCCCGGTGGGTTCTGGCCATCACCACCTGTTTCTCACCTTTTATGCGGGCCAGAACCTGCTCGAAGTCTAGGTCCACGGCCTTGTAACCTGGTGTCTCGCTGTGGGCCACATTGGAGGCTATGAGCTTGCCTCTGCTGATGGTGGCGTCCATGCTTCGCTCAAGGAGAGCCAGGGTGTTCTCAATGGACTTGCTGTTCATGGACACCTCCCTTGTGCTTCGGACTGGAGAAAACCCTCCCGCCTGTATTCATGGAGCTTGTTGCGAAGAGTCCTTATGCTGATGCCCAGCTTTGCCGAGGCGCGTGTTCGATTCCATCCTTCCTTCTCCAGGGTGCAAAGGATGAGTTCCCTTTCCACATCCTTGAGGGATCCGTTGACCTGTTCCTCCGGCAAATGAGCCTCCTGCAGTCGCTCCAGGAAGATGTCTTCATCCCTGACCAACTTGCCCTGGCAAAGTAAGACAGCCCTTTCCATGACATTGCGAAGCTCTCTGATGTTACCTCTCCAGGTGTGTCTCTGAAGTTTATCCAGGGCCCTGGGTTCCAGCCCCAACACCTGGCGCCCATGCTCCCTGGCTGCGCACTTGAGGAAGTGTTCGGCCAGAAGTGGTATGTCCCCAGGCCTTTGTCTAAGAGGTGGAAGCTGGAAAGGGATGACGCTCAGCCTGAAATAGAGGTCTTCCCTGAATTTGCCCTTGCGCACGCATTCCGCCAGGTCCGCATTGGTGGTGGCCAGCAAGCGCACATCCACCTTCACAGGAGAAGTGCCGCCCACCCGGTCCACCTCCCATTCCTGAAGAACCCTCAGGAGCTTGGCCTGGAGATTCAGGCTCATCTCCCCGATCTCGTCCAAGAGAAGCGTCCCTCCATTGGCCTGCTCGAACTTGCCCAACTTGCGTGCCATGGCGCCTGTGAAGGCTCCCTTTTCGTGTCCGAATAGCTCTGATTC
Encoded proteins:
- the flgC gene encoding flagellar basal body rod protein FlgC, with product MKEFFRIFQISGSALTAQRWRLNVISSNLANAETTRTPQGGPYRRKDVLFVPSSGQFPEILGREITTVQQGVRVQQIVEDPRPPRSVYNPGHPDADPSGYVLLPNVNPLEEMVNLIAAARSYEANLEVFNATKAMLLKALEIGRI
- the flgB gene encoding flagellar basal body rod protein FlgB encodes the protein MNSKSIENTLALLERSMDATISRGKLIASNVAHSETPGYKAVDLDFEQVLARIKGEKQVVMARTHRAHLEDSFFQAHFPLRYRLEAQGELRADGNTVSLEEELAKSAGNQVRFQALTQALNRIFANLREAITEGGRR
- the fliE gene encoding flagellar hook-basal body complex protein FliE — its product is MEAIRFANLIHTAQAGSQPAQAKGNQEGSFEKMLQRSMEEVNALQEQAEQAIQDLATGQTEDLHKTMILMEKAELSLKLMVQVRNKLLDAYQEIMRMPV
- a CDS encoding sigma-54 dependent transcriptional regulator yields the protein MQKARVLVVEDDPHMMNGLMATLNKEGHELKGARDVSEAMEELARNTYHLVLTDLKLPGGSGMQVLEEVKRRSELTPVIVITAYGTVEKAVEAMKAGAVDFIQKPFSPEELRAAVRRSLNGRDMFGETDSCDQACGIITKDQAMYRILQRARAVASTRVPVLIQGESGTGKELLARFIHALSPRKERAFVAVNCAAIPENLLESELFGHEKGAFTGAMARKLGKFEQANGGTLLLDEIGEMSLNLQAKLLRVLQEWEVDRVGGTSPVKVDVRLLATTNADLAECVRKGKFREDLYFRLSVIPFQLPPLRQRPGDIPLLAEHFLKCAAREHGRQVLGLEPRALDKLQRHTWRGNIRELRNVMERAVLLCQGKLVRDEDIFLERLQEAHLPEEQVNGSLKDVERELILCTLEKEGWNRTRASAKLGISIRTLRNKLHEYRREGFLQSEAQGRCP